A genomic stretch from Malus domestica chromosome 15, GDT2T_hap1 includes:
- the LOC139191955 gene encoding uncharacterized protein: MNAQYKVGTGHSCQQTDHITFEHHYHIDIFNNAIDFQLAKLNSRFSEEAMELLILSSALEPREAFKGFNIDHICKLAEKFYSMDFTEKELHTLRSTTERAFSAMNLIKTRRHNKMESEFLADSMVVYIEKELAEKIDSEEITKDFNSIKDRRAQLE, encoded by the exons ATGAATGCTCAATACAAAGTAGGAACTGGCCATTCTTGTCAGCAAACAGATCATATTACATTTGAGCATCATTATCACATTGATATCTTCAATAATGCAATAGATTTTCAGTTGGCAAAGCTAAATAGCAGGTTTAGTGAGGAGGCAATGGAACTTCTTATTCTCAGTTCAGCTTTAGAACCAAGAGAAGCTTTTAAGGGGTTCAACATTGATCACATTTGCAAGCTTGCAGAGAAATTTTATTCTATGGATTTCACAGAAAAAGAGCTACATACGTTGAGAT CAACTACTGAACGAGCTTTTTCAGCAatgaatcttattaaaacaagaCGTCACAACAAGATGGAAAGTGAATTTCTAGCAGATTCAATGGTTGTGTACATTGAAAAAGAGCTTGCCGAAAAGATTGATTCAGAAGAAATAACCAAGGATTTCAATTCCATTAAGGATCGAAGGGCACAACTTGAATAG